GACCACGACTGGTCAAACTACAATACCAATAATGTTGTCTTTATGCCCAAATTGATGAAGCCCGAAAAACTTCTCGATGGATTTCATCGCGTCCTGAAGGAGAGCTTCTCCTATTCGGCGATATTTAAAAGATTATGGGGTAATGGAACATACAAGAATTTCTTTTATCCTATGAACTTCGGTTTCCGGCAAACGATAAAAAAAACAATAAAACACAAGCAAGAGTTTTCCTATGGGCAAGGTTCTCGTTCTTGACGGGATGTGGAATAAATCACTTGCGGCTGTAAGGTCTTTTGGCAGGAAAGGACTCGATGTTACTACAGGAGAGAAGACGCTGCTTGCGACGGCAATGTTCTCAAGATACTGCAATAAGAGATTTGTCTACCCATCTCCTGTGCTGTCTCCCGTTGGCTTCCTTAAAGACCTTGAGGAAGAACTCAAAAGGAATAGCTACGATGTTGTCTTCCCTATGGAGTTCTCTACACAGGTTCTTTTAACTGATCCGGTAAACAGGCAAAAGCTTGAACAGTACACGAGAATACCTTTTGCCAGCGCCGATCTTGCAAAGAAGTGCAACGATAAAGCGTTTATTATGCGCCATGCGATGGAAAGAGGCATTGATATTCCGGCAACGTATTTTGTAAATGATACAAACTCTATTGCAGGAATTGTACAGAAACTTGAGTATCCGGCCCTTATAAAACCACGGGTTAGCTCGGGTTCAAGAGGTATTGTTTATGTAAAAAATAAAGATGAATTAACTTCCTTATACGGACAAGTACATAAACAGTATCCATTTCCGATTATTCAGGAGTACATACCGGGTGATGAAGTATATGGGGTTGGATTGCTTTTAAACTTCGAGTCTGAAGTAAGGGCTTCGTTTGTCTATAAACGTTTGCGCTCATATCCGGTAAAAGGGGGACCGAGTACACTCAGGGAAAGTGTTCAAAGGGATGATATCAGAGAAATTGCAATATCCCTCATGAAATCGCTTGAGTGGACCGGGATTGCCCATGCAGAATTTAAGATCGACCCAAGGGACGGAAAACCAAAACTGCTTGAGGTGAATCCGAGATTCTGGGGTTCTTTACAGCTTGCAATTGAATCAGGTGTTGATTTCCCTTTGCTCTTATTTAAAATGGCAATGGATGGTGATATTGAGTCTGTAGTAAATTATGCTGTTGGGGTTAAATGCAGATGGCTTATTCCCGGAGATGTATTACATTTTATCAAAAATCCGGAGAGATTAAGGTTAAAACCAAATTTCTTTGATTTTAAAATAAAAGATGATATTATTTCTCTGAAAGACCCCTTACCGATACTCGGAAGGATATCGTCTGTGTTGACCTTTTTCTATGATAAAGAGATGAAAGACCTCTTGAACAGATAAGAATCAGTGTAGTTACTCAAAATACTGTTGGGTTACAGGAGGGGCAAACCTTATGTTCGCCTTGTTTATGGGAAAGTGCAAAGGTTTTATGATTTGCAGGTTTAATTTTGCACCTTATTTTGAGTAGTTACGAATCAGTGGTAAACGGTTTGACAGTTGACCTTGAAGATTGGTACCACATCTGTGGGGTTGAAGATTACTCTGATCCGCTTCAGTGGGGTAGCTACGAAAATCGTATTATAAAAAACACGGATAAGATATTGGATCTTTTCAGATCATATAATATAAAGGCTACCTTTTTTGTCCTCGGATACATTGCCTTAAAAGAGCCTGATCTTATCAAGACAATTAAGGATGAGGGGCATGAAATAGCAACCCACGGTTTTTATCACAGAAGGGTTTTTGAGATGACGGAAAGAGAATTTGAAGAAGATGTTGGTAAGTCTGTCTCTACCATATCATCAATTACCGGGAGCAGGGTTTTTGGGTTCAGGGCGCCTGAGTGGTCAATAAGGAAAGAGACACCATGGGCATTGAAGATACTCAGGAAACTGGGCATTCTTTATGATTCGAGCATGGTTCCCCTTACCAGAATGGGAAGCAGAGATTTTCCACGCTATCCGTGTAAATTCGATACAGACTATGGGGAAATATGGGAATTTCCCCTTACTACAGTCAGATTGTTTTGGGAGAGGTTGCCTTTCACCGGTGGATTGCCCTTGAGAATGTTTCCTTACTTTTATATTCTTTCAAAGATACAGAGGATCAATTGGGAAGGATATCCTGCTATTGTTTACATACATCCGTGGGAATTCGATATGGAACAACCTCATATTGACCTTCCGTTCAGCAGGAAGTTTATGCACTATTTTAACATAAAAGCGACACCGAAAAAGGTTGAGGGCTTGCTTCGGCATCTTAGATTTGCGCCTGTTTCGGAAGTGATCAGATTACATGCATGAGAGATATCTACTTTTATACATCACTATTTTCTACCCTCCTTATTTACACCACGATGCTATGTTTTTTAGTAACCTTTGTTGTTGTTACCGGTATTATCGGCGCTCTCATTATCCTGTCTGCAATTATCGTCTTGTTTATTTTTTTCTACGATGGTTTTAAGATAATAAAAAATATGGGGAAGTATACGTCACATTGAAGAGAAGGGTTGTTGTAACAGGAATTGGTATTATTACTGCTCATGGTGTGGGGAAAGAGATAAACTGGGTCAAAATAAAATCCGGAGTATCTGGTATAAAAACGATTACCTCATTTGATTCATCAAAATACCCGGGAAAGTGTGGTGGAGAGGCACGGGAATTTAGCGCCACGAGTATTAAAAGCGTAAAGAGAACAAGACTTGACAGGGCATCTCATCTTTTGATCCATGCGGTTCGTGAGGCGCTTTCAGAAACAGAAAACGAGTATCCTGCTTATAAAGATAAAGAAGTACTTTTATCTGTAGGAACAACCCTGGGAGGGATGCTCTCCGGTGAGATGTATCATAGAGAGGTTATACAAAAAGGACTGGAAAGGGCAAGGCTTTCTCTGGTAACTGATTATCTTGCTCATTATCAGGCAATCAATGTGTTAAGAGAATTTGAGCTTGCAGGCGATTTTACCGTTTTTTCTAATGCCTGCGCTTCAGGTACCAATGCTATCGGCCATGCATTCAATTCTGTTCGTTACGGTGAGTATGATGTAGCTGTTTGTGGCGGATATGACACCATGAGTGAGTTTACCTTTGCCGGCTTTAACTCTCTTATGGCGGTAACGCCAACACTCTGCCGGCCTTTTGATAAAAACAGGGATGGACTGGTGCTTGGAGAAGGAGCGGGAATTTTAATCCTGGAAGAATTGGAATATGCCATAAGACGTAATGCACGGATAGTATGTGAAATAGTTGGCTATGGTGAGTCATCCGATGCTTATCACATGACAAGTCCTGATCCATCGGGAAGATATGCGTCTTATGCTATTATTAAGGCGTTACAAGATGCAGGGAATCCGAAGATCGATTATATTAATGCTCACGGAACAGGTACGAAATACAATGACGAGGCAGAATCAAAGGCAATAACGATGGCATTAGGAGATAGCACAAAAGAGATACCCGTCAGTTCAATAAAGCCGATGGTTGGCCATATTCTTGGAGGCGCCGGTGCGGTAGAGGCAATTGTTTCAATATTTTCAATAATCCATAAGGCCATGCCACCAAATATCAATTATGATTGCCCCGATCCCCGATGTAATCTGAATATCATTACGAAGGCTGTTGAGGAGGATGTTAAAACCGTTCTTTCCAACTCTTTTGGGTTTTGGGGGTCAAATGCAGCCATACTATTTCGGGAATATCCGTGGGAAGGTTAGTTTTAACAGGTATAGGTCCGTTAACACCCATTGGCATGGGAAAGAAACAATTCTGGGATGCCATACTCAATGGTGCTTCCGGCATCAGGAAAATAACGAAACTACCTGCTTTTTCTGAGTATTATGGTGGAGAGATTGGCGATATTAATTTTGATGAATATATCCCCGATAAGAGGTTTCGGCGTACTGCGGATATATCGAGATATACTATGCTGGCGGTAAAACTCGCCCTAGATGATGCAAATCCCGATTCATCAAGTTCAGAAAATCTCGGAATAATTGTTAGCCTGACACATGGAGCGCTCAACTATACACAATCATACCACAGGTTACTGATAACTGAGGGCGTTGAGTCTGTAAGCCCTATATTCTTTTGTGATTCGATATTGAATGCCTCCGCAGGAAATACATCCATATGTTTTGGAGTCCACGGTCCTGTCCATACCCTTATTGGTGGTAAAACAATTGCAACAAAGGCAATACTACGTGCCGCCCAAATGATACGTGCCGGAGCGATTGATAGATCAATCATTGTTTCGGCAGACGAATTGAATGAATTATCATTTTCCTGCTATTCGAGATTAGGGTTATCCCCATTGTCAGAAGGAGCAGGTGCTTTATTCCTGGAAAATGAACATACGATGAAAGGTGTATTTCCTTACTGTTATTTATCAGGAATTGCTTCACGGAGTAACCCTTCAGATCTTCCATCGGTATTCCATAAGACAATGGAAAAATCTTTAGAAATGGCTAATCTAAAGACCGGTGATATTGATCTTGTTATGGCAGAGCCATCTCTTTCTGATATGATAGCGCGGTGTTTAAATACGGGAAATATACCGGTAGGGTCTATAACTCCTCTTACAGGGAGTGCATTTTCTGTTACTACCATGTGGGATATCATCGTATCCGCCTTGATAATAAAGTATGGCATAGCGCCATCATCCATTATCAGCAAGAGGGAAAAAATTCCTGACGAAATCAGGAATATCATGATATGCGTTACCGAGAGAGAGGGTATAGCATCTACGGTAATTTTATCGAAATATCCATGAATAATTCAGCATGTGTTGATCTGCTTTGTGGTAAAAGTATAGGTCAAATCTATGAACCAAAATTCGCCAGATATAAAATCGTTATTAAATCAATTCTCTTTACAAAAGTTTCTTACAAAACGGCTTTTAAGATTTATTCATGACGAAGGCATATTCCAGCTTCTCGCATCTATGCAAAGATTTGTTATCGATGAAGTTATTGAAACACTTCAGCTCAAATCAGGATACCGCCTTCAGGATGAAACGAGAATTCGGATGGTAAAAGTGCTTATCGATCTGCTGTATGAATGTGAATATCTGGTTTATAAAAATAATGTATATCAATGGAATCGTGGCAGAAATTTAAAGATATGTTTGGAAGATGAAGAACGTAAAGTTGTGGAGTCCTCATTGAGGGGAATGGTTGATTTTTTTGAAGAATGTATAGGTTATGCCGGTGATTTTTTCAGAGGCGCTGCGCCACGTTTTCGTTTTGACAATGGATCAACATCTGCATGGGAAAGGTTTCTGGGGAATGCAGAGTTCAGTTTTATTCGTTCTGTCCTTTTAAAATTATTGATGTTTGAGAAAAGAGACACAGGTAATATCCTTGATCTTTGTTACGGACCGGGCTTTGGTCTTGCTCAGATACAGGAACGATTACCTGAAGTAAGATTAATGGCATTAGATTTTACCGATAATTTCTACCGGCAGGCAGCAGGCAGATTACCGGATGCTCACGCTGTCAAATGGATTAAATCTGAGTTATGGAACGGTTTTGGTACGCCCCTGCCTTTTGATGATAACACCGTTGATAGTGTGCTTTTTACCTGTGCTGACCCGTATATACCTTCAGAATGGCGGGAATATGTTTACCGTGATTTATTCAGGATATTGAAACAGGGAGGAACGCTCGGGATTATGACCCATAGTTATCCTGACCGTGAGAAGAAATATGTAAGAGATACATGGATAAGGGCAGGTATTTTATGTCATGATTTTTCAGAAAGTGTTTGTGAAGGATGGCAGGGATTTTATAATGCGGAAGATTCTCTGAACCTTTTTAAAGAAATTGGTTACCATATTTACGCCGTTATGCTGAACGCATCCGTATGGAGACTTGATAAGCCATGAGAGAAAGGGTATGTGTAACAGGTATCGGTATGATTACGCCCATAAAGCCTTTTCAGGGCATGGATGAATTCTGGAATGCGCTATGCTCCGGAGAAGATGCCATAAAGAAAATAAAACCTCCTATGTTCAATCATGACAAAGAATGGTTAATGGCAAGTATTGATCTGTCTGATTTTCCAAATCCTGTCAGTCCGGAAGATAAACTTCAGTTTCTTGTAGAAAAAGCATTTACTATGGCGCGAGACGATGCGCATTTGCAGGGAGATCAAACCATAGGATTATCCATTGGAACTGTGCTGGGAAATGTACTATGCAAAGAAAAAAGATTGATGGAACAGAGAACATATCATAGGGGATATTATCCTGAGAATGAATCGCTTTCTTACATTACCTCACATCTTGTATCCAAATATAAGGTAAACGGGCCGGGTATCACCGTCTCTACTGCCTGTGCTTCCGGGACCGATGCCATTGGAGTGGCAGCAAGGAAGATATTTGCCGGAAAGGCAGATTGTATGATTGCAGGTGGTGTTGATGTGCTCAGCGATTTTGCTATTACCGGATTTCATGCCTTTCAAGCTATCACAGAAGAAAAGGTCAGGCCCTTTGATAAAAACAGGAGCGGGCTTGCGTTTGGCGAGGGCGCAGCCTTTGTTGTGCTTGAATCCGAACGGTGTGCTGTCCGAAGAAAAGCGAAAATATACGGCAGCTTTCTGGGATATGCTTCACGGGCTGATGCTCATCATATGACCGGTCCTCACAAAGAAGGCCGGGGGCTTGCTCATGCTATTACTCAAGCATTGTTACAAGCCAATCTCAAACCTGATGAGATTGACTATATTAATGCTCATGGCACGGGAACCGTTTACAACGATCTTATGGAGACAAAGGCAATAAAAAAGGCGCTCGGAAATGCCGCATACGATATACCCATAAGCTCTACGAAATCCATGCTGGGGCATTCCTTTGGTGCCGCAGGTGTTATTGAAGCAATTTGCTGCCTGCTTTCTATGAATACCAGGACTATACCTCCTACGATTAATTTTCAGGAATGTGACCCTGCCTGTGACCTTGATTATGTTCCAAACATTGCAAGAAGACACCAGGTGAAGGTTGCTCTGTCCCTCTCTGCCGGGTTTGGCGGACAAAATTCCGCTCTCGTATTTGGTGAATTATGACGCCTGTTATTACCGGTTTGAGTAAGCTGGTTAGTTGTGACCTGGATAAGGATATCTCTCGCATGAATGAACAGATCAGGCACATGCGATTTGTTCATGACCTGGAGAAATTGGTAGTTACCGCCGTTGGATTGGTTTTATACGATGCCGGTATGTCTTTTCCGGTGGGGAATGAAGATATTGGTCTTTACGTAGAGGTAGACAATGCAATAGAAGATATTAAGAGCGAATATTTTAACAACATTCTGTCTGAAGGTATTCTGGGTGCAAGTCCACTCCTTTTCCCGTTTACCTCTCCCAATGCGCTTACAGCACAAGCAACTATAGCTTTTGATATACGGGGGGAAAGCATTACCCTTCCTATTCAGCGCTCATCGAAAGATGTTATCGAGTATGCAATGGACTGTATTATTGGACGATATACAAAAATGGCAATTGCAGGGGGAATAACAACAGACCGATCACAGACTTCTTGTTCTGAAACCGTAAAAGCTCCTGTGTATACGGCTGAGTTCTTCTTTCTTGAAGACAGGAAAAGCGCTGTGGCGCGCGGGGTAAAGGTATACCACCGTGTAATGGATGGGAGTATATGAAGGCTTTTCATGGTATAGATAAGCTCTCCGTGGGTGAGATAAAGAAGATACAGGATGAGTTGTTATCCGATACGATTCGTTACGCCTATGAAATGTCTGTTTACTACAGAAGGGTTTTTGACAGGCATGGTATATCGCCGGCTGATATGAAAACGGTTGAATTTCTCGACACATTACCATGTACCAGCAAACTGGATATTTCGAAGGATAACTGGGCGTTTTTATCGGTGAAAAGAGAATCTATTGCAGAAATTGTTTCAACTACGGGTACAACAGGAGAGCCTGTTTTTATAGCTCTTACAGGCAATGATATAGAACGTCTTGCCTATAATGAGGAAAGGAGCTTCGGTTATACAGGGGCAGGGAAAGAGGATTTATTTCATATAGCCGTTACCTGTGATAATCTTTTTATTGCCGGCATCGCATACTACAGAGGGTTGATAAGACTTGGCGCATCTGTTGTCAGAATAGGGCCACAAAGTATCGTCAGACACTTTGATCTGATAAAAAAACTAAAACCCAATGGAATTGTTGCTGTACCATCATTTCTGTTTTATCTGATATGTCGCGCACATGAGAACGAATTAGATATGAAAAAATTTGGTATAGAGAAAATAGTCCTCATTGGTGATAGTATCAGAAATGTAGATTTTAGCGCCAATACGCTTGGCTGTTTGATTGAGGATGCATTTGATGAGAGATGCTACTCAACGTATGGTATCACTGAGGGACAGGTCTCATTTTGCGAATGTGAATTTCACCAGGGACTCCACAGTCATCCAGACCTTGTTATTGTGGAGATTGTTGATGATCATGGGAAACCGCTAAAAGACAATGAGATAGGGGAGTTGGTATTAACCCCTCTTCAGCTTCAGGGTATGCCGTTGATAAGATACAAAACGGGAGATATTACGTTTAAACTATCAAGCCCTTGCCTTTGTGGGAGAAATTCAGTCCGCATTGGTCCCATTTTAGGACGCAAACACCAGAGATTGAAAGTTGCGGGAGTTACGCTGTATCCCAAGACAATTGAAAATACTATCCTCGGTATAAAAGACATCATAAACTACCAAATAGAGGTATACACAGGGAATGACCAGACAGACCACATAATCTTAAGAGTGGGCGCTTACAGAAATGATAAGAGTTTCAAATCATTTTTAGTTGATTCTCTTCGTGCACGGGCAAAGGTAACGCCGGAGATAGAGATCGAGTCGCCCGAGGAGATAGAGAAGAGACTTTTTGAAGGCGGGAGTCGGAAGGCAATTACATTTAAGGACAGGAGAATTAAATTGTATGAGTAATACCACAGATACCATCAATGAACTGAGTTTTACTGATGAAGAAATTATGGAATGTCTTGCGAAAAAAGGGCTGCTTTCTATAGAACTTGAGTTTACGAAGAAATGTAATCTCAGATGTCTTTATTGTTACTCCAGTGCGGGAGAACCGGCTAAGGATGAATTGAGTATCGATGAATTAAAATCAGTTGTATTTCAGGCGAAAAATTTAGGAGCAAAAAAGATCGTTCTCTTAGGTGGAGGAGAGCCGTTACTCTATAAAGACTTAGAGGAGATAGTTGACTATATAAATTCTCTTGGACTACAACAAATACTCTTTACCAATGGCGTACTCATCGATGAGGAAATAGCGGGGTTTCTCTTTAAAAACAAGGTTTCTGTTGTTATAAAGCGTAACAGCTTCAAGCCAGAGGTTCAGGATATGCTTGCAGATATAAAAGGAACGTTTAAGCATATACAAAAAGGAATAACCATTTTGATGGAGACAGGGTATCCCCAAAAAGAGATCTCATTGGGTATACAAACTATTATCTGCAAACAAAATATAGACGAGATTCCATCCATGTGGATATGGGCGCGAGAGAGAGGAATTATTCCTTACTTTGAGGTGTTAACCTATCAGGGGCGCGCAAAGGAAAACAAAGAACTATCGGTATCCCCGTCTGAAATCAAGGATGTCTTTGAGCGTTTAGAGATGATAGATACTACCTTTGGTATTCCATGGAAATCACATCCAAAAATTGCAGCCTTTTCATGCAAACGACATCTTTACAGTTGTCTTATCAATTCTCAGGGCTATATTCAGGCTTGTACAGGAGTTGATATGCCAATTGGAAATATCAGAGAAAAATCACTCAAAGAGATCCTTAAAAATAGTGAGGTAATAACGAATCTCAGAGATATCTATGAAAAAATAGATGGTTATTGTAAAACGTGTGAACATAATACCAGTTGTTATGGCTGCAGGGGAAATGCATATCAGATAACAGGCAATTATTTGGCCTCTGACCCAAAATGCGGGAGTTGTAAAAAGGAATCGAATGAACATTTTGCTCATATCTGTCAACGATGAAACAGATCCATATCCGGTGACGCCATTAGGCGTTGCATATATTGCAAAAGCTCTGAAAAACAA
The genomic region above belongs to Candidatus Jettenia caeni and contains:
- a CDS encoding polysaccharide deacetylase, encoding MHLILSSYESVVNGLTVDLEDWYHICGVEDYSDPLQWGSYENRIIKNTDKILDLFRSYNIKATFFVLGYIALKEPDLIKTIKDEGHEIATHGFYHRRVFEMTEREFEEDVGKSVSTISSITGSRVFGFRAPEWSIRKETPWALKILRKLGILYDSSMVPLTRMGSRDFPRYPCKFDTDYGEIWEFPLTTVRLFWERLPFTGGLPLRMFPYFYILSKIQRINWEGYPAIVYIHPWEFDMEQPHIDLPFSRKFMHYFNIKATPKKVEGLLRHLRFAPVSEVIRLHA
- a CDS encoding putative beta-ketoacyl (acyl carrier protein) synthase, whose product is MKRRVVVTGIGIITAHGVGKEINWVKIKSGVSGIKTITSFDSSKYPGKCGGEAREFSATSIKSVKRTRLDRASHLLIHAVREALSETENEYPAYKDKEVLLSVGTTLGGMLSGEMYHREVIQKGLERARLSLVTDYLAHYQAINVLREFELAGDFTVFSNACASGTNAIGHAFNSVRYGEYDVAVCGGYDTMSEFTFAGFNSLMAVTPTLCRPFDKNRDGLVLGEGAGILILEELEYAIRRNARIVCEIVGYGESSDAYHMTSPDPSGRYASYAIIKALQDAGNPKIDYINAHGTGTKYNDEAESKAITMALGDSTKEIPVSSIKPMVGHILGGAGAVEAIVSIFSIIHKAMPPNINYDCPDPRCNLNIITKAVEEDVKTVLSNSFGFWGSNAAILFREYPWEG
- a CDS encoding putative beta-ketoacyl (acyl carrier protein) synthase, with translation MGRLVLTGIGPLTPIGMGKKQFWDAILNGASGIRKITKLPAFSEYYGGEIGDINFDEYIPDKRFRRTADISRYTMLAVKLALDDANPDSSSSENLGIIVSLTHGALNYTQSYHRLLITEGVESVSPIFFCDSILNASAGNTSICFGVHGPVHTLIGGKTIATKAILRAAQMIRAGAIDRSIIVSADELNELSFSCYSRLGLSPLSEGAGALFLENEHTMKGVFPYCYLSGIASRSNPSDLPSVFHKTMEKSLEMANLKTGDIDLVMAEPSLSDMIARCLNTGNIPVGSITPLTGSAFSVTTMWDIIVSALIIKYGIAPSSIISKREKIPDEIRNIMICVTEREGIASTVILSKYP
- a CDS encoding 3-oxoacyl-(acyl-carrier-protein) synthase, which translates into the protein MRERVCVTGIGMITPIKPFQGMDEFWNALCSGEDAIKKIKPPMFNHDKEWLMASIDLSDFPNPVSPEDKLQFLVEKAFTMARDDAHLQGDQTIGLSIGTVLGNVLCKEKRLMEQRTYHRGYYPENESLSYITSHLVSKYKVNGPGITVSTACASGTDAIGVAARKIFAGKADCMIAGGVDVLSDFAITGFHAFQAITEEKVRPFDKNRSGLAFGEGAAFVVLESERCAVRRKAKIYGSFLGYASRADAHHMTGPHKEGRGLAHAITQALLQANLKPDEIDYINAHGTGTVYNDLMETKAIKKALGNAAYDIPISSTKSMLGHSFGAAGVIEAICCLLSMNTRTIPPTINFQECDPACDLDYVPNIARRHQVKVALSLSAGFGGQNSALVFGEL
- a CDS encoding phenylacetate-CoA ligase, encoding MKAFHGIDKLSVGEIKKIQDELLSDTIRYAYEMSVYYRRVFDRHGISPADMKTVEFLDTLPCTSKLDISKDNWAFLSVKRESIAEIVSTTGTTGEPVFIALTGNDIERLAYNEERSFGYTGAGKEDLFHIAVTCDNLFIAGIAYYRGLIRLGASVVRIGPQSIVRHFDLIKKLKPNGIVAVPSFLFYLICRAHENELDMKKFGIEKIVLIGDSIRNVDFSANTLGCLIEDAFDERCYSTYGITEGQVSFCECEFHQGLHSHPDLVIVEIVDDHGKPLKDNEIGELVLTPLQLQGMPLIRYKTGDITFKLSSPCLCGRNSVRIGPILGRKHQRLKVAGVTLYPKTIENTILGIKDIINYQIEVYTGNDQTDHIILRVGAYRNDKSFKSFLVDSLRARAKVTPEIEIESPEEIEKRLFEGGSRKAITFKDRRIKLYE